A genomic region of Nostoc sp. UHCC 0702 contains the following coding sequences:
- a CDS encoding DUF3893 domain-containing protein: MSINYYQPIYLEYNEKLVKDITGFVMLFPNLKKFNTHYGKPEENAPTTPLLNTIRLLLPQIRVINSLTVDNEPNPAAFLAYEKVDPEILALIFKIWVEVCYPESEHKVLKPYCSADQFHWTEATPNHIEFWAPSWAIAWELSKHEYQLGENSFKFLFGPGTRGNTVELVSWPPFQNTYGHRASVALVISTQSDIDPKKINLHFQMKRWIVKQGNDSDIRLQKGTTKCYIRRLRSWLGDYNLLDPNAFTVLEANYRREETEYVPQWKNRQVSQILERLSVQIPSITDFLANPLNFLETNQTDILVPARVYQKAGWGTGFPFEDVKTLLKQIKDILPPSVVISAPWQKITVNRDLKKSIKQRFQDTPIVSKPSKDKKDKLPKITKELQVFLAERANNLTIQVRYRTEEVKEALALVAKHYFGDSLNLEFYTSEGLADPLGEMERNGRTVVNDRHIHQFGQHNKSEHPTPMIVEILSPDHPRYRGNQDPKPYLKSILPKYNFIPQCILSAEIGTDDETGKSKIDEDLQQSLYNRVLAAILDAILPFDLNYPLSTPDDNTVYAGLYIIRRNDKTANQSFKEPVLVAIYKNEVSVLLPQRDLNFRTMPDTICLLAQSRTSQVNCDQVINNMLTTLSQTYSAVDDIYLFVHGQNARQYWTWLQDSKFERDKPPTNKIHIVRIRDSMNNEVPQGYGLATKEETFQKGTASFTQGIFIPQNCNLNTTEFTQTVLSVAEKSETNQLAKQMSRYQAWISRGYEKEANEDGKLISKRDSKTGKCIIKNITHNPSPKKDWKAPQPRSHNILATPSPKKFKLHHVITHYLRSRHWWTSAECEYPLPLSLAKKHKEWCFNDAEPENLE; the protein is encoded by the coding sequence TTGAGTATTAATTACTATCAGCCCATCTACCTTGAGTACAACGAGAAACTGGTCAAGGATATTACTGGCTTTGTGATGCTTTTTCCCAATCTGAAAAAATTTAATACCCATTATGGAAAACCTGAAGAAAACGCTCCAACTACTCCATTACTTAATACGATCCGATTATTGCTGCCACAAATCCGCGTCATCAACAGTCTAACGGTTGATAATGAACCAAATCCAGCTGCTTTTTTAGCTTATGAAAAAGTTGACCCAGAAATTTTAGCCCTGATATTCAAGATATGGGTTGAGGTCTGCTATCCAGAATCAGAACATAAAGTCTTAAAACCATATTGCAGTGCTGATCAATTTCATTGGACTGAGGCTACGCCCAATCATATCGAATTTTGGGCACCTTCTTGGGCGATCGCGTGGGAACTTAGCAAGCACGAGTATCAATTAGGAGAAAATTCATTCAAGTTTTTATTTGGCCCAGGTACAAGGGGAAATACCGTTGAACTTGTATCTTGGCCGCCGTTTCAAAATACATACGGTCATCGAGCATCTGTTGCGCTTGTTATATCGACTCAAAGTGACATTGACCCTAAGAAAATTAACCTTCACTTTCAAATGAAGCGTTGGATAGTCAAACAAGGAAATGACTCAGATATTAGGCTACAGAAAGGTACAACAAAGTGTTACATTCGCCGATTACGCTCTTGGCTAGGAGATTACAACCTACTAGATCCGAATGCATTCACTGTTCTGGAAGCAAATTATCGTCGGGAAGAAACTGAGTATGTTCCCCAATGGAAAAACCGACAGGTCAGCCAAATTTTAGAACGTTTATCAGTGCAAATTCCAAGCATTACGGATTTCTTGGCAAACCCATTAAATTTTCTTGAAACAAATCAGACAGATATTCTGGTTCCGGCGCGAGTCTACCAAAAGGCGGGGTGGGGAACAGGATTTCCCTTTGAGGATGTGAAAACATTACTTAAACAAATCAAAGATATATTACCACCTAGCGTGGTAATTTCTGCTCCTTGGCAAAAGATAACTGTTAATAGAGACTTGAAAAAATCGATTAAACAGCGATTTCAAGACACGCCAATTGTTTCCAAACCCTCCAAGGACAAAAAGGACAAACTTCCCAAAATTACAAAAGAATTACAGGTATTCTTAGCTGAACGAGCAAATAACTTAACTATTCAAGTACGCTACCGCACAGAAGAAGTAAAAGAAGCTCTTGCATTGGTTGCTAAGCACTATTTTGGAGACAGCCTCAATTTAGAGTTTTATACATCTGAAGGCTTAGCTGATCCTTTAGGAGAGATGGAAAGAAACGGTCGAACAGTTGTCAATGATCGTCATATTCATCAATTTGGACAGCATAATAAATCTGAACATCCAACGCCAATGATCGTAGAAATCCTATCTCCAGATCATCCTAGATACCGTGGTAATCAAGATCCAAAACCTTATTTAAAATCTATTTTACCTAAATATAATTTTATTCCTCAATGCATCTTATCCGCAGAAATTGGTACTGATGATGAAACAGGAAAAAGTAAGATAGATGAAGATTTGCAACAGAGTCTTTATAATCGTGTTCTTGCCGCAATTTTGGATGCTATTCTGCCATTCGATTTAAATTACCCTTTATCAACTCCTGACGATAACACTGTCTATGCTGGTTTATACATAATTCGGCGAAATGATAAAACAGCAAATCAAAGTTTCAAGGAACCAGTTTTAGTAGCAATTTATAAAAATGAAGTCAGTGTTTTATTGCCTCAAAGAGATCTAAATTTCAGAACTATGCCCGATACGATTTGCCTATTAGCACAGTCGAGAACATCTCAGGTTAATTGCGATCAAGTCATCAATAATATGCTGACCACATTGAGCCAGACATACTCTGCTGTTGACGATATATATTTATTTGTTCACGGTCAAAATGCTCGTCAATATTGGACTTGGTTACAAGACAGCAAGTTCGAGCGGGATAAACCACCGACAAACAAAATCCACATTGTCCGTATACGTGACAGTATGAACAATGAAGTCCCGCAAGGATATGGACTTGCTACCAAGGAGGAAACCTTCCAAAAAGGTACAGCCTCCTTTACACAAGGAATTTTTATTCCTCAAAACTGCAATCTCAATACAACTGAGTTTACTCAAACTGTCCTAAGCGTTGCTGAAAAGTCTGAAACTAACCAATTGGCTAAACAAATGAGTCGTTATCAAGCCTGGATATCTAGGGGATACGAAAAAGAAGCTAACGAAGATGGAAAATTAATCAGTAAACGTGATTCCAAAACAGGAAAATGCATTATCAAAAACATTACTCACAATCCATCTCCAAAAAAAGATTGGAAAGCTCCGCAACCACGCTCTCACAATATCTTAGCAACGCCATCACCCAAGAAATTTAAACTTCATCATGTAATTACGCACTATCTCAGATCTCGGCATTGGTGGACTTCTGCTGAATGTGAGTACCCTTTACCCCTCTCATTAGCTAAAAAGCACAAGGAGTGGTGTTTTAACGATGCCGAGCCAGAAAATTTAGAATAA
- a CDS encoding protochlorophyllide reductase translates to MAQDRKSTVVITGASSGVGLYAAKAFADRGWHVVMACRDLAKAQKVAQDVGIPQNSYTIMLIDLGSLDSVRRFVNNFRATGKSLDALVCNAAIYMPLIKEPLRSPEGYELTMTTNHLGHFLLCNLMLEDLKNSPAADRRLVILGTVTHNPDELGGKIPPRPDLGDLEGFAAGFKPPISMIDGKKFEPVKAYKDSKVCNVLTMRELHRRYHESTGITFTSLYPGCVAETPLFRNHYPLFQKLFPLFQKYITGGYVSQELAGERVAAVVIDSEYKQSGAYWSWGNRQKKDGKSFVQKVSPQARDDDKAERLWDLSEELVGLASQNTEKLLTVD, encoded by the coding sequence ATGGCACAGGATCGGAAGTCAACGGTTGTAATCACAGGTGCCTCCTCTGGGGTAGGTTTGTACGCTGCGAAAGCGTTTGCTGACAGAGGATGGCATGTAGTCATGGCTTGTCGGGATTTGGCAAAGGCACAAAAAGTTGCCCAAGATGTGGGAATACCCCAGAACAGCTATACCATCATGCTTATTGACCTTGGTTCCTTGGACAGCGTGCGACGGTTTGTAAATAACTTCAGGGCCACTGGTAAATCCTTGGATGCATTGGTCTGCAACGCTGCAATTTATATGCCTTTAATCAAAGAGCCATTACGCAGCCCAGAAGGTTACGAGTTAACCATGACCACTAATCACCTTGGTCATTTCCTTTTGTGCAATTTGATGCTTGAGGATTTGAAAAATTCTCCTGCTGCGGATCGGCGACTCGTGATTTTGGGAACTGTCACCCATAACCCAGACGAACTAGGTGGTAAGATTCCACCGCGTCCAGACTTGGGCGATTTAGAAGGTTTTGCAGCCGGCTTTAAACCACCGATTTCGATGATTGACGGTAAGAAGTTTGAACCCGTCAAAGCTTATAAAGATAGTAAAGTCTGCAACGTGCTGACCATGCGCGAACTGCATCGCCGCTATCATGAATCAACTGGCATTACCTTCACTTCTCTGTATCCGGGATGTGTAGCAGAAACACCTTTATTCCGCAACCACTATCCACTGTTCCAGAAACTCTTCCCCTTATTCCAAAAGTACATCACTGGGGGATACGTATCTCAAGAACTAGCAGGAGAAAGAGTTGCAGCAGTAGTTATCGATTCTGAGTACAAGCAATCTGGGGCTTATTGGAGTTGGGGAAATCGCCAGAAAAAAGATGGTAAATCCTTCGTACAAAAAGTTTCTCCCCAAGCCCGTGATGATGATAAAGCTGAGCGTTTGTGGGATTTGAGTGAAGAGTTGGTTGGACTTGCGTCACAGAACACTGAAAAACTGTTGACTGTTGACTGA
- a CDS encoding tetratricopeptide repeat protein, with protein MSQPRNRWIVQVILVVAILAFVGISVVPIIGAFNNTSSTSQNNASPTGSLTSSEEKSKLEDEVRGYELVLQREPENQTALKGLFKARLTLLRQKGKGEIKPADIQQAIEPLEKLAKLNPEETEYAVLLAQVKQQIGDKEGAAQAYRSILATRPGDLNALQGMVALLVNQQRPEAAIGLLQETLQNATQANTIQPGSVDTVAVQVLLGNVHASQKRYPQAISAFDQAIKKEPKDFRPVLAKAMLLKQQGKITEAKPLFDSAVALAPAKYKDEINKAAASPPPTPAASPTSTAESTPQP; from the coding sequence GTGTCTCAACCACGCAACCGCTGGATAGTTCAGGTGATTTTGGTAGTGGCAATTCTTGCTTTTGTGGGAATTTCAGTAGTTCCCATAATTGGAGCATTTAATAATACCTCATCCACAAGCCAGAATAATGCCAGCCCCACAGGGAGTTTAACTTCCTCTGAGGAAAAATCAAAATTGGAAGACGAAGTACGGGGTTATGAATTGGTTTTGCAAAGGGAACCAGAAAATCAAACTGCCCTCAAAGGCTTGTTCAAAGCGCGGTTAACATTGCTGCGTCAAAAAGGAAAAGGAGAGATTAAACCAGCTGACATTCAACAGGCAATTGAACCTTTAGAAAAGCTAGCCAAGCTCAATCCTGAAGAAACAGAATATGCCGTGCTGCTGGCTCAAGTAAAACAGCAAATTGGCGATAAAGAAGGAGCAGCCCAAGCTTATCGCTCTATTTTAGCCACGAGGCCCGGTGATTTGAATGCTTTGCAGGGAATGGTGGCTCTTTTGGTAAATCAGCAACGCCCAGAAGCAGCTATTGGTTTGCTGCAAGAAACGCTCCAGAATGCAACTCAAGCCAATACAATTCAGCCTGGAAGCGTCGATACAGTAGCCGTGCAGGTGTTACTAGGCAATGTTCACGCCTCACAAAAACGCTACCCTCAAGCGATTTCAGCATTTGACCAAGCAATTAAGAAAGAACCTAAAGATTTCCGTCCAGTTTTAGCAAAAGCGATGCTTTTGAAGCAACAAGGGAAAATTACAGAAGCAAAACCTTTATTTGATAGTGCTGTGGCTTTAGCTCCTGCTAAATATAAAGACGAAATTAATAAAGCAGCCGCTTCTCCTCCTCCGACTCCTGCTGCTTCACCGACATCGACTGCTGAAAGTACTCCGCAGCCGTAG
- a CDS encoding TMEM165/GDT1 family protein, with the protein MLTAFTAGLLLITVSELGDKTFFIAVILAMHHSRRLVFTGVIAALAAMTILSVILGQTVSLLPKIYIYYAEIVLFIAFGIKLLYQARKMPAACDTEVVEEAEAAVKQADLQLPKRKSHWAILTEAFVLTFMAEWGDRTQIATIALAAGNNPIGVTTGAILGHAICAAIAVIGGKMIAGRISERQLTFIGGCLFLIFGVVAAMEGA; encoded by the coding sequence GTGCTAACGGCTTTTACCGCAGGTTTACTACTAATTACAGTTTCAGAATTAGGTGATAAAACATTTTTTATCGCTGTGATTTTAGCGATGCATCACTCCCGACGGTTGGTGTTCACCGGTGTGATCGCCGCTTTAGCTGCAATGACGATACTTTCGGTGATATTGGGACAAACAGTGTCTTTGTTGCCAAAAATTTATATTTACTATGCCGAAATAGTTTTGTTTATTGCCTTTGGTATCAAGCTGTTGTACCAAGCTAGGAAGATGCCAGCTGCTTGTGATACAGAAGTTGTAGAAGAGGCAGAAGCAGCAGTCAAACAGGCAGATTTGCAACTACCAAAGCGAAAAAGCCACTGGGCAATTTTAACAGAAGCCTTTGTTTTGACATTTATGGCCGAGTGGGGCGATCGCACACAAATTGCTACCATTGCCCTAGCAGCAGGAAATAATCCCATTGGTGTCACCACAGGTGCAATTTTAGGACATGCCATTTGTGCTGCGATCGCTGTTATCGGTGGCAAAATGATTGCTGGGCGCATTTCTGAACGTCAACTCACCTTCATTGGTGGATGCCTATTTCTGATTTTTGGTGTAGTTGCGGCTATGGAAGGAGCGTGA